TATCATTTTTTCGATATCTATCTTTAACCATATCACCTATTATATAcagttattattatatagaaaaccaattatttcctttttttatttcttcatgTATGTCTATTgtatctattttttttgttttcctttcatttaaatattacGAAAAAATGATTAAATCCTTTCAGAATTGATGCACAACATGTCTATTATTGCGCTacttatttgtttttatttattttttttaataattattaaaatatttttattttgcttatcaatattcctttttttcttatcaATACCTTTCATGCacttaaatatttcattaatgTTTAATTCATTTGTATGTATCATATGTATATTCAGTAAACAAAACATTCACTATATACATGCatgtttttgttttattcttttgcaaacttttataaacttaaaaaaataagttaaatttgcaattttttctagaatatatttcattcaTCGTGCTATTTTCTTCCCTTTTAAAAGgtgtacatatttataatatggccaaaaaataatatactaatgatattaaaaataaaaagaatatattgACTATGTTATACAACCGATTTCGTATAACTTCGCATCTTTTTTCTATGCATACATAGCCATATGTTTaccacattttttttcacataatacctaaatgataaaatagaaaaacatatatatattctcaATTATCACTTTATCCGAATTTTCGATGCCATTaatattgtatttatttgttttgatataaaaaaaatttaggTAACTTTTGCAAaaagattaaaaaaatacacacaTACACGAATCTTGTAATAgtcaaattaaaaaaaaattgatatttaataaaatatcgAGGGAATGTTTTAAatcttattatatatttattcaaatgCTTCTAAAAAGGCGTAAATATGTGTAACTATATGGtatttattcattaaaaagtataatgaatacattaataaatatcactaattttattttcataatattggGGTATTATAATCAgcatcaaaaatattacattCGTCTAAACTAAATAACgtatataacatattttattataaccATTTACagtaaaaaaagaaagtaaaaatgtatatgaACATAAAGAAGGCTGATCAAAATGTTGAAAAGAATTATTCTAGTATGACTATggaggaaaaaaataacttaaAAATACGAATTATGCATGACGCATTAAACTTTTCTCAAAACTTTTCGTACTCAaactatttaaattatcaatATTTATCTCAACTATATGCAACGAATGTGgtaagaaaataaaatgattcAACCCAATTCATATCTATATTTCTCATAtcattcatttattattcatttattctttgtcttttttatatttttaattatacttatttgatttaaaaGGAGGAATTAAAACATATGGAAAAAATCGTTAATGAGATTAATATtgatattaacaaaaaaaatgaattatttaagGTGGCCCAAGAAAATATCCCCCTATTTTACTACCCTCTTAACAACAGTTAAATTAAGAtactaaaaataatttttacccatctatatatttacatatatttatgttatcACTACAtacacacacatatatattatgtttaattgtttattactttttatGGCACATAAAATCGAACAAAtttacacattttttacGCTTAGTGTATAATGAAGGAGAGTTACAGTATTTTGGAAATTGTATTATACCATATGTTAGAAAACAAGAAGAAATAAACGAAATTCAAAAACAGATGTTTAACGCATACCAAAACTGtgttatttataatgtattaaaaatatatgcatttgattaatttttattataacaaaCGTTTCTTGCATTTCTAAttaaataagtatatatttaaatattgttttcttcttattttaacttttttaaGAATACTTTTGAATTATGGATGAACGACTTCGATTCATTGAACAAATccattatttttgaaaaatataagaacAAAAACAAGgtatacattatatatattcatacaCATGTGTACATGACTGGTTTCGATCTCTTTATGTACATACATTATACGGCTTATTTAATAGCATCTCCTACAGAATCAACGAATTCTTATGAATCGTGAGCTACAAGAAGCAGTGCATGTAAATAAGATTGAAAAAATCAAGAGACGGATTAGGAGACACGTATATAAGGATAATAACAACATCTATGTAAGCCGAACCGAAAATATTCTATGCTtagtaaaataatttaaattccttatttctaatatattttctttaaagGTCTCTCAAGAACACACGCGAGAATACAAGGACCAACCAAATTACCCCCCAAATCCCCAAATTAATTTTGATGATTGGCtgtaattataaataataatgaccataataattttttaattctctTGCATCCCTTTCTAATGTGATAAAAGTGatgtattattaaaaatatttttttaaaataaatttatgcTCAAAAGTTGTTTATAACAAGGGAtcaaacaaatattaaaaataataaaatgagcACATGCCAATTGATACTAAAGGACACAAAAGTATTAACATAAAAAGtaaattaaacaaaaaattataaaaaccCCAAAATAATAAGCAAATAAAAACGTAAATCACATAATagtgaaaaattaaaatcaaattttatataagaGCATcgaacaaattaaaaaaactttCATTAGATGAAAATATACTCAAACAAGTAGAGCATATATTATCTGTGCATTTCattcttataatatattttgtctgaattttgttcattttatttataaaattcttTTCTTCTGGTGTTTCTTTATTACCAGAACAAATATAACATAaggaatttttattataattatttaaattttcataaataatattatttggtGATTTTGTTTCAACACAATTTAAAgtgttttctttttcattttcatttgtattattGTCTACATCATTGCTATCccaattaatatttttatcatctcgtttttcaattttatcataatcaTTTTCATGATCATGtgatacatttttttggtTTTTACGTATGTAATCCATTAAATTAACTAAATGATTACATGtgttattaataatagacgttgtattattttttgaatctAAATTTGAtagtaaattatttatagcattgtataatatatttccatcgaatattttattataagcATATTTAATATCTTTGTAAAAgctataaatatatatttctttatctaATAAGTCTTTTAAAGgcttaataaatattataggCTCATACCTATTGTCAATATAACTCGTACATAACGGTATATTAATACCATTACCaataattgtatataaaaaagatttatttgaaatattatttgcatTATTTCCCCAAAGTacataattaattttttcgtctttacaatattttaatatgttgttatatataattaactcatttatataattcaaataataattctcTTCTGTTTTTACTACATCATAACTTTGCAAAAATTTACCttgatatttttcttttataaaataattactTTTTAGCActgtaaaatatattttgttaattttttttttaaaaacacCCTTATTAAAAGTAATTTTATCCTTATGTTCTATAGGAGATATATCATCTCTTTGTGAGTTATTTTCTCCCTCTTCTTTTTCCACAGCATTTTTGTTGTTACTTTTCCCTGCAAGTTCAAATATTTCttcaataattttaatcaacttcaaaatatatttttcatcatcAAAAATGTCTACAAAAATTACTTCACTAAATATTGCATGCTCATTCATTAATAACACatcatttttcttatttttagcactttctaaatattttataaataaatataaaaggaTAGAAGAGCATATTTCTCCAGAAAACGCTATtgtagttttttttttgtttttctgGCATTCAAAGGtgttatcatttttaatatattcctTTCCCCCATTTAACATATCTGACACATTTGTTTTTTGGAAAATTTCAACAATGTccttatttttcataatttctGTTTTGTCTtcatatttctttttctcattattatttctacTACTATTagtgttattatttttttttatttgctcATTCTTccctttttctttttggTTACAAAAGCCTGGTTTGCTTTTAAACAAACATTTTTCTCTTaaagtatttttaaatgtatattctactaataataaaaagcaGTCTTTACATGACTTTTCCCTTGTAGAAACtgatgcatttttttttttacatttatagCAGATTGATAAATTTATCTTTTCCCCATTATTATCGTCTGATTTgttttccatatttttgGTATTCAtagcatatataaatattatacaatttATTACTCTGGGAGCAAACTATCCATAAATGTAATGTATcatttgcatattttttatttttaaagaaagtgaaattataaaaaatatattaaaaaaatgattggTAATATCAATTGTAAATGCAATCAAGTGACcagataaaataattcaagagtataactttatttttttttttcgctGTAGGGTGGCAAAACACCAAGGTTATATCttctatataaatatttgtatttttttaaagtgTATAGAACTAAACAAACTCggaaattattatatttcgCTCAAATTAAactttttacaaatatttgaaactcctgttatattttccttCAAATGCATTTTCGaaatcaatatttttatgtatatattttaaagcATGCTTCATGCATCACTTTTTCGATGAAAGTtgtatatctttttttactcaatttaatacaatattattttatttttactttatatattttaactaAACATGACTGATTATActgtttttattaaattcacataaattgttttattatctatATAAAAGTGTTTTATAATAAGCTATTCAAATTTTAATCATAAAAAGCATAGAATactataataatgaaatgataataaaatatatcccGTTTTAccagaaaaaataaaaaaggaaaatatgttttatacAACTCGTATTTTTAGAtaccatttatttttttcattttacaCATTTAAAGTTTGCTATTATGGTTATGTGAATATTGAAACTATTAAGTGAAGTCGTTTtgcaataaaaattaaaacatacaaatttatctataaaatttatatttcatttacaTAGTAagaacatatataataaaaatatacctCGGCAATTATACAATATACTGTATATTAGTTATCTCGCGAAATTATACGTATatcatacatatattttatatatataactacGCATCATAAAGCATATgcattgttattatttatgatgccaaaaatattttaattgggttaatatattttcaaattctattatttttttaattttgaaatatattgttaGAATAAATGCAATTTATTAACTTTGTAgtatatgtaaaatattttaaatgttCAAATTtcaacataaaaaaataaaggtaGAACAACTATAATTGCATATAAAATGAAGAGAGgcaagaaaaaaaatacatatcgcatataatatatttatataaatttaaatatataaaatcttatacatatttatatatttttttagcatAATAAGAAAAACACATGAAGCACgcaaaaaaacattttaaaacagacgaaatatgtataatttaaagaaacattcaattatttttatttatacattctttatttataaatatccTTGAAATCATatgaattataattaattttatattatgcatatataatatatatatacaattcaTTGTTTTTAAGCGTGAGCCAATTAGTCAAAACCTTCGTCTTCACTATCTTTTTTTGCATTTGATTCACCTTCCTTTTTAGAATCATCGTCATCTTCATCATCTTCATCCTCATCATCTTCATCATCTTCATCCTCATCATCGTCTTCATCATCGTCGTCATCGTCATCGTCATCATCATCATCCATATCTTCAAAATCTTCATCGTCGTCATCATCATCATCATCATCCCCATCATCGTCGTCGTCATCATCATCATCATCTTCATCATCGTCATCTTCTTCATCATCGTCATCATCGTCATCATCATCTTCATCATCGTCGTCATCGTCGTCATCGTCGTCATCGTCATCATCGTCATCTTCATCATCATCGTCTTCATCGTCATCTTCATCGTCATCATCGTCATCTTCATCATCCTCTCTGCCCTCTTCGTCGTCATTTTCGCTTGTGTCGACAGAGAATTTCTTTAATGCATCTTCGTCGTTTCCGTCATCACcatcttcattttctatatctttattttttttttcttttttctttcttttatcttttttaaaaacttCATTCTTATTTTCACCTACAACATTATCGTTGCCTTCTTCGATATCATCTACAGTATCAAcagtattattttttttactaaccatgtttttattttcgttTTTATCTTCTAATGTATTCAATGCCCTTTTTTTTGATGGTGAATTCACcattttacattttaaaaacaaagtATACTGAGGATACTTGttttaacaataatatatttatataattattatatatatttaatatatatacccgtttatttaataaaaaaaaatattatatataaatatagctatatatatgtaataaatattattttaacattctttttaatattttaaaaattaaaatcaaatgttattaatataaaatgatgaagaaaataaatatataaaaaatataaatatatataataataagaaaatgtttttaaaaaaatgcaatataaaaaatagaaaaaaataaattaaaatataaatataaaaaaatgagagcaatggataattatataatgctactatttatttaatattcttattgtattattatatgtaatattaattgctttattcaaaataaaacataaaaaatataatacctacgatataatatatatttttaatatattaattctatgcataaaaatttatggaTATTGGcacatttattaaaaatttatattcaatAAAATGATACTTGCTCGCTTATATAAAAACGgtattaaataatactttatattataatggcaactattatataattatatcatgtgcgaataaataattatttttttaaataaatgcCGCCCTTAATAGTTATAGCTGCAATACATGAAAggcattatatatatattaatatatattatgcataatttaaacaatatatttatattaaaacagTATCGCATTTTACTACTATACAAAGCAGAAaaggtatatatatttattattttttattttgtgcaaaaattgtttttttctcgTTAAcctttatttaattttgtaatttaaaaatataatatattttatgtatattctATTTATTATTGGTGCTTTATGTAATAAGAACTTAAAACGAAAGacttttttcttaaaaaaatgttgaaatacaaaaaaaacattactattaaatttatatgtttattttgatacatacggcatatattttattaaaatttataaaaaaaaattcataatattaaGCAGTGCTTTCATTTTGTAGAgttaattgaaaaatatatataagtgGATCTAATGATGGGGTGATggcatataataaaataatttgtgtttttattgttatatataatactgttatttattaaaatagggaatgaaataaaaaactcacatatattttaaaaattagtAATATTTTGTCAAAATactatacaaataaaaaacttaaaaaaatgctcTGGATATATGCGAAAAGTATATTTAATCTTTTAGTCTAATGTAACAAGAGACAATCaacattataaaattattttcaagataataaaaagctatcgtaaaaaaataagtttataaaaatgttaagaAAACAATTAGCATTAAAGCCTTTGCAACTACTGAAATCATGGGTATACACATGCTTGTATTTgttgtaaatttttaaaatggtCTTGTAAAGCATAACTATTGTAAGTTCTTATAAaggaaaaaagaaaatatattttaactttctatttaattatattactTTGCACCATATGCGCAAACACAATAAAATCCCTTTATGCTATCCCTTTATCACAATATAACAATGTATTTAAAACGTATAAAAGTTTGCTTCCTATTGTATcaaattttctaaaatcGAAAAGAACTCATaaagcatatataatatttttttataacgaATTGTGGTTAATAATTAGATTGACAAATAGTATTTTACAACACTCATATATAAGCAAATAAACCCCCAAACACCctatttctttaatttcatttttaataaatagctataaaaaaattattggataactatttatacatttataaaatacgTTCAAAGGTTTTCTATAAAATAAcgcatatttataatgtaagataatattaaaacatttCATATAAGAGCacaactttttttttgtcaaGCTTATCtcttacaaaaataaagaaaaattgcGCATAGAATAAAAACAGTAAAAATACAACATGTTTCTCTATCTTATTTATTGGAATATTTGATCTTATCATTgttagtatatatatgcaacgCATATTTGATGCCATACACAATGGACATgttttccatatttttgCAATTAACAGTTTGATTATTGTATCTTAagtttcatattatttttattaggaAGGTAAAAAAGATATTCCGATTTtctacaatttttttagccccctagttatatattatgcattTACCTTTTTTGAAGTATTTTCattacaaatattatatatatgtacgtagtatttatataatacattatagttttaaaaataaatataaacaataaaataaatttatttttgtttcaCAAAAATTGATATACTAATGgctatttaaaaaaaataattatggctttgtttttattcaaatattaTGTTCCATTGTATTTCcacatttttattgatatattttatttatttatttatttatttttttttttagctgcctatatattataacaaGCCTTTCAttaattatacatatattatatgtaattATTTCCATAGTATAtcatacatttttttgtgcCTTAAGAGGATTGCCCAAAACGGAATGCCAAAATAAGTGCTCTTTCCTCTCTGATATTACGTTTATGTcgcattttatattattttttaccatTTTATTGTCGgtattgtattattattttttcttttaataattaaaaaattatacattattcacctatatataataataatatacagtatataatatttcttatttttctatttataaataataatatatatcaaatatttatcCTACATAAGTAATctactatttttatgtaataaatattatacgctttatatattgcaattttttttacattctATCAAagtaaatttatattgcaaaaaaaataattatataaaaaaacgaatgaataataaataaaatgtgcTTTCTTTCGATTCTTTGAAAATCGATGTAACAAGATATAAAAAGCTTGctctattaatttttttaatagaaACATACTTAAAAagtatttaattttacaaaattataataccttgagaaaataacaattatttctcaatttttcttaatataaattataccatttgtatataattagTTTTTCCAccctttttaaatatttccaTTAACAATGAggtaatatataataataaacaaaaaattgttataaaaaaaatatttccttttatatgaaattaTGCTTACTcgctatatatatatttacatattttaactttgat
This DNA window, taken from Plasmodium berghei ANKA genome assembly, chromosome: 13, encodes the following:
- a CDS encoding cytoplasmic tRNA 2-thiolation protein 2, putative — protein: MNTKNMENKSDDNNGEKINLSICYKCKKKNASVSTREKSCKDCFLLLVEYTFKNTLREKCLFKSKPGFCNQKEKGKNEQIKKNNNTNSSRNNNEKKKYEDKTEIMKNKDIVEIFQKTNVSDMLNGGKEYIKNDNTFECQKNKKKTTIAFSGEICSSILLYLFIKYLESAKNKKNDVLLMNEHAIFSEVIFVDIFDDEKYILKLIKIIEEIFELAGKSNNKNAVEKEEGENNSQRDDISPIEHKDKITFNKGVFKKKINKIYFTVLKSNYFIKEKYQGKFLQSYDVVKTEENYYLNYINELIIYNNILKYCKDEKINYVLWGNNANNISNKSFLYTIIGNGINIPLCTSYIDNRYEPIIFIKPLKDLLDKEIYIYSFYKDIKYAYNKIFDGNILYNAINNLLSNLDSKNNTTSIINNTCNHLVNLMDYIRKNQKNVSHDHENDYDKIEKRDDKNINWDSNDVDNNTNENEKENTLNCVETKSPNNIIYENLNNYNKNSLCYICSGNKETPEEKNFINKMNKIQTKYIIRMKCTDNICSTCLSIFSSNESFFNLFDALI